Sequence from the Methanosarcina siciliae T4/M genome:
TATCAGCCAGGATGACTCAGGAGTAGGAGTTTCTCTTTGCTGCGTTCTCTCTTGAGTTCATGTTCATGCTTTCGGCAACGTCAAAGCCTTTACGTACAGGCAGTTCCTTCACTTCTCTCCGTTCCGGTGCATCGTCTGGCAGTGCAGCTACTATCCGTGAATACCAGTTACCTGCAGAGCCTGCGGAAATCCCGTGGGCAAAAATACTTATGAGGACTATAGTAATCACAGCAAGGTTTATCGTTTCAAGTCCAGGAATTCCTTTTGCCTCTTCCACAGCAATGAATAATAGGACGACTGATGCTAGCCCTCTGGGCCCGGACCAGCCCAGGAAGATGACAGTTTCCCGGTGCAGTTTCGTACCTATCAGGGAGATTCCCACAGGGACCATCCCGCTAAAAAAACCGCCACGAATCCGCTTCCTTCCACCGTATCAGCCACAAGCCAGGAGATGACGGCAAGGGTCAGAAATTCTATCCTGTGGTAAAGTCCGGACGTCCAGCCGGCCTTTACGGCTCTGCTTGAAAGCCATCTCCCTAACAGGCCCAGGACGCAAGGAAGAAGATGAAGAACGGGATTTCCCCTCCGTCATTGAGCCCACTTTCGATGTTCAGGCCCTGCCGGATCCGGACAGGCACTTTGGGGTTGTTTACTATCAGCTGGCCCAACCCGGCATCGGTCGGGGGCAAGGATGGCGCCGAGAAGCGCAGCTTCGGCAAGGATCAGATCCGGGAAAAGAAATGCAGCATTTGATCAGGTCAAGCCCTTCCGGGCTAAGGAGCATTCCGGCCGTAACAAAAATCATCGGGGCTGTGACGACAGTACCCGAGATTTTTCGGGAAACAAGGCTGAAAGCAAAGAGCAATACTGAAAAGGCTATGACAAAGTTTGTGATTTCTGCTTCCATGGATGTTCTTTTTTTCGAGTTTTTCCGCGTATTCACTCTACAGGTACCCTGTTTTTCCCGCTCCCGGACGATTTATGCAAGCTTTTCCGCCCGCTTTCCCAGCTCTTCCCCTATAAACATAAGCAGGATGAGACCTGCCAGTGCCACTACCATGATCATGACCATTACTTCAGGGTCTGTGAAATTAAGTGCGGAAATTGCCAGGGCTGCCGAAAGGTTGCGCTGGGCAGTCCCTAGAGCAAGTACTCTTTTTACAGGTCCGGCAGACCCCCCGAGGAAATAGCCGATAATAAACGAAATAAGCAGGAAAACTGCTGCCGCAAGGACCGCTGTACTGCCTATAACGCTTATGAGGTCCGAGAGGTAGACTACAAAGAAAGCCACAAAAAGGACAAGCAGGGAAAGGTTAGTAGCCTGGGTCATCAGGGGCAGAAGCCCGCTGGCAATTTCCTCGTATCTTGCCCGGATGAACAGGGCAAGAATAAGGGGGAGGAGCATCAGCAGAATGAGGGACTTTGCTATGTCCCAGGGGCTTATTGTAACCCCCGAGAGAAAAAGCGGAAGGACTATCGGGACGTAAAAAATGGTTACCACCATCAGGAGTACCATAAGCCCTACTGCAAAAGCAGTGTCCCCTTTTGCCACCTGTGCGAGCTTCGGCAGGAACGGGGCTCCTGCGGAAGTACCGAGCAGGAATAGGCCGATTGAAAGCCCTTCGGAAAGAGGAAATATTAGCAGTACCCCGAGAGCTAGCAACGGGACCAGTATGAAATTAGCCGCCAGTGAGAGAATTACCAGCTTCCTGTTGCTCAGAGGGGCCAGAATCTGCTGCACCGTAAGGGAAAATCCCATCCCAAGCATACTGGTAAGCACGAAGACCAATGTGCCAAGGACGCCTATAGTCTCAAGAAAATTCAAAAAAGAGGTGGTTTCAACCATTCTTCCTCCCTTCTTCCCCTTTCTTTCTTTTTCTTACAAACTTCTCACGTCAGTCATGTGCCATCTGGTCAATTGCTACCGTAATTGCCAGGATCAGGGCGGTATCCTGTCCTGGAGAAACCTCTACCCCATAGGTATCTCTTATTCGGAACCACTTCTTGGAGACTTCCGCAACCTTTTCTCTCCCGGACTCGATATTATATTCGTGATCCAGGATATTGCCATGAGCCTCCATTTCAGATCCGTCCCCAAGGTCTACTTTCCAGCGGTCGCGGAGAGGTGTGATCAGGGCTTTTTTGATCGTTGCAGCCGTTCTTCCCTGTCCGTCTTCGATGTTCAGCGTATCCTTTATCCTGAGCAGCTTCTCCTTGAGTTTGTACAGTTCATGTCCCTGCACATCTTTGATAATCAGGGTGTCGCGAATACGGAGAGCTTTGCCGTCAACATAAAATGCCCTCTCCCCAGCCTCATTTTCAATCCAGTAGTCATCCCCTATGGAAACGAGCTTCTCGTGCATTTTGTAGCGTTGTTTACTTTCTGCTTTGTGGCCAACGGGACCGCCCGTGCTTTCACGATCCTTGAGCCTGTCCCTTAATCGTCCCATTAAACATCACTCCCTCTGTTTATTGTAGTCCGTGTTTTTTCCCTTGAAGGTATTCTGTTTGTCCTGATATGGGGTAGGGGTGGTAATCCCTGTTTGCCTTCCAGTCCGGGAAACTATAGTAACACTCGAACCTTCTCCCCATTATGGTCTAAACTGATGAGTTCTTGAATTTATCCAGACCCATTCCCCCTTTCTGAATGTATAAATATGTCAGATATATATTTAAATGGATTTATAATATATCTAAATGGATTTATAATTTAGGATCGATGCATGAGTTTTTTTCGCTCACATATTCGTTTTTCGCTCACATAGCTTTCCTGTAAATTTCAATTACATCTTCCTTTGAGAGCTCTCTTGG
This genomic interval carries:
- a CDS encoding bile acid:sodium symporter family protein, translated to MVETTSFLNFLETIGVLGTLVFVLTSMLGMGFSLTVQQILAPLSNRKLVILSLAANFILVPLLALGVLLIFPLSEGLSIGLFLLGTSAGAPFLPKLAQVAKGDTAFAVGLMVLLMVVTIFYVPIVLPLFLSGVTISPWDIAKSLILLMLLPLILALFIRARYEEIASGLLPLMTQATNLSLLVLFVAFFVVYLSDLISVIGSTAVLAAAVFLLISFIIGYFLGGSAGPVKRVLALGTAQRNLSAALAISALNFTDPEVMVMIMVVALAGLILLMFIGEELGKRAEKLA
- a CDS encoding LURP-one-related/scramblase family protein yields the protein MGRLRDRLKDRESTGGPVGHKAESKQRYKMHEKLVSIGDDYWIENEAGERAFYVDGKALRIRDTLIIKDVQGHELYKLKEKLLRIKDTLNIEDGQGRTAATIKKALITPLRDRWKVDLGDGSEMEAHGNILDHEYNIESGREKVAEVSKKWFRIRDTYGVEVSPGQDTALILAITVAIDQMAHD